The Microlunatus soli genome contains the following window.
TGCTGGTCCATCTGCCCGCCTGGCACGGTGTGCACAGCGGAACCAAGACCGAGACCGACTTCTGGCGGCTGAACGTCGACGGCACGTTCTGGGCTTTGCAGGCCGCTCGGGCCAACGGCATCCGACGTTGCGTGTTCCTGTCCTCGCAGTCCTGGCACGGACACTACGAGAAGTACGGATTCACCAAGCGGATCGGCGAGGAACTGCTGGCCTATCACCACGCCCGACACGGATTGTCCTACGTCGCCGTCCGGCCGCACGATTTCACGCCCTGGTCGGAGAACTGGCCGCAGCGCTACGGCGTCCGACTACTGCACGGCGGCGTCGATCGCGACGACGTGCTCGACGCCGTGCTCGCAGCGATCGATCACGTGCAGCAGACCGACGACGCGGAACTGGTGTTGGATGCGACCCGCCCGAACGTCTTCACCGCTGATCAGTTGCAGGGCTGGGAACACGATCCGGCAGGAACGCTGGAGCCGATCTTCCCCGGCGCTGCCGAGGCCGTCCAGCGCTATCGGTTGGACATCTCCCAACGGCCGACGGTGGCTCCGGACGCCGGCCGGGCCGAGACCGGGTATGCGCCGTCGCGACATTTCGGCAGCTTTCTGGAACGGCTGATGGCGCTGCAGCCGGACGAGGCGCGAGACCTGACCTGTCCGTACTGATCAAAGCCCGTCCATATTGATCAACTGCTGACGGTCCGCTGACGGTGGGGCCTTAGGTTCACCTCCATGGACACTGCATCTCCTGCAACGGCACCGCGCAGTCTCGGTGCCGAGGGTTCGCCGGTCAGCGCCATCGGGTTCGGGTGCTGGGCCATCGGTGGACCCCACTGGCGCAACGGCGACCCGATCGGCTGGGGCGAGGTGGACGACGACGAGTCGATCGCTGCCGTCCGGGCCGCGCTGGACGCCGGCATCACCTTCTTCGACACCGCCGACGTGTACGGCTGCGGTCACAGCGAACGGGTGCTGGCTCGCGCCCTGAAGGGTCATCGCGACGAGGTCGTGATCGCCACCAAGTTCGGCTACACCTACGACGAGGAACGCCGCGAGTCGCCGGGCACCGACGCCTCCCCCGACTACATCCGGCGGGCGTGCGAGGCCAGCCTGCGCCGGCTCGACGCCGACGTCCTCGATCTCTACCAGTTCCACCTCGGCGGCGAGGATCTGAGCAGTGCCGCTGCGGTCCGGGACACCCTGGAGGACCTGGTGAGCGAGGGCAAGATCAAGGCGTACGGCTGGAGCACCGACGACCCGGAGCGGGCCGCGTTCTTCGCTGAAGGCGAGCACTGCAAGGCGATCCAGCAGGCCTTCAACGTGCTCGGCGGCAACGAGGACACCTTGGCTGTCGCCGAACGGGACGGGCTGGCCAGCATCGTCCGGGGCCCGTTGGGGATGGGCCTGCTGACCGGCCGGATGGATCGCGACACCACGTTCAGCGACTCCGATGTCCGGCGCGGCTGGGACTTCTCCGGATCCCACGGTGATCAACTCGGCAAGCTGGAACGGATCCGGGACATCCTGACCGCCGACGGGCGGACGCTGGCTCAGGGCTCGCTGGGCTGGCTGTTGGCACGCAGCCCAGCCTTCGTCCCGATCCCGGGCATCCGCACCGTCGCCCAGGCCGAGGAGAACGCCGGCGTGCTCGCCGTCGGACCGCTGAGCAGTGATCAACTGGCCGAGATCGACACCGTCCTGCAGGCCGCCGACTGAACAGTGGCCGACTGATCAGCGGTAGACGTCCTCGTGTTCCTTGACGTAGTCGACGACAGAGTCAAGATCGCCGGTACGAACGGCCGCGGCCCACTCCGGGTTGCCGAGCAGCGGCCGTCCGACCGCGGCGAGGTCGAACTCGCCGGCTGCCAGTCGGTCGGCGAGGGCGGCCAAGGAGTGCGGGTCTGTCGCGTCGCCGCGCAGAGCATCCCGGGTCAGGCCGACCGAGCCGACCGTGATCGCGGGGAGCCCGGTGAGCTTCTTCGTCCAGCCGGCCAGATTGAGCGGCGAACCAGCGAACGCCGGCTCGGCGAAGCGCCGCTGCGAGGCGTGGAACAAGGAGGCGCCGGCCCGTACCAGCGGAGTCAGCAGCTCCGCCAACTCCGCCGGAGTGTCGGCCAGCCGGGCGGTGAAGGCAAGTTCTTTGAACTGGGAGTAGCGGACGCCGATCGGGAAGTCCGGTGAGGTGGTGCTGCGGATCTCGGCGATGATCTCGGCCACCAACCGGGAACGGTTCGCCGGGCTGCCGCCGTACCGGTCACTCCGCCGGTTGGTCGCCGGCCAGAGGAACTCGTCCAGCAGATAGCCGTGTGCGGCGTGGATCTCGACACCGTCGAAGCCGATCTCGTACGCGAGCCGGCCGGCCTCGCCGAACGCGGCCAGGATGCGGTCGATCTCGGCCATGGTCATTGCGTGCGAGTTCGGAGTCCCGTGTTCGTCGATACCCGACGGCGTCCAGGCCGACTGCCCGTCCACCGGGTCCCGGCGGCTGCCGACGTGCCAGAGCTGGGAGAAGATCGCTGCGCCTTCGGCATGGACGCCGCGGACGACGGATTCCCAGCCCGCCGCAGCGGCGCGCTTCATCCGAGGGATGTCGGTCTCGTGGCCGGCGCTGGGATGGTCGACGAGGGTGCCTTCGGTCACGATCAGGCCGATGCCACCGGCGGCCCGGCGCCGGTAGTAGCCGGCGTTCTCGGCGGTCGGCACACCGTACGGCGAATGCGACCGGGTCATCGGTGCCATCACCAAAGCGTTCGGCAGCCGCAGTCCGGCGATCGTCCTCGGCGTGAAGAGGCCGGTCAGCGGACCCGCGACCGGTGGTGTTGTCGTCGTCATACGAGTACGCTAAAACCTGACATTGACGTCAGGGGCAAGTCTTTTCGGGGACGAATTCTCGGAGGTGTCGGATGCGGATCGGCGAGCTGGCCACGGCCACCGGCGCGAGCGTTCGGTCGCTGCGCTACTACGAGGAGCAGGGCCTGCTGCGCAGCGAACGCAGCGCCAGCGGTCAACGCCATTTCCCGGATTCCGCCGTCGACCGGGTCGATCTGATCAAGGCGCTGCTGCAGGCAGGGCTGTCCAGCACCACGATCGCCGACGTGCTGCCCTGCATCTCCGACGAGTCGATTCGCACCCCCTGGCTGGAGCAGCGGCTGCAGCAGGAGTTGCAGCGGGTCGACGAACAGCTCGCAGCCCTGCAGACCACCCGCGGTGTGCTGTCCGACGTGGTCGCCCGCTACCGGGTCTGAACCGGTAACAGCGCTCAGTCGGTGGTCGGTGCCGCGCCGAGGCGGAACAGCACCTCGCCGGCGTTGTCCACCACCAGGGTGTCGGGATCCCGCCGGGCCGCGTCGATGTCCAGCGTTGCCGGGTCGGTGTAGTTCAACGCGTGCGCGCGGGTCTCGTCCTCGCTGATGCCGGTCGCCAGGGTCACCGTGACCCGGTCCCGTTCACCGCCCTCGGGAGTCCAGGTGCCGGCACCGCGCAGATGCGTGGAGTGTGCCAGCACCCCCCACGGATGATCTTTGAACCGATCCCACTGCTTGGCGAAGTAGTCCCGGCAGTGGTAGCCGATCTTGGCGATCTCGGCGCCGTGGGTATGGCTGACCACCGACAGGTGCGGGGCATAGATGATCACCTCGCCGCCGTCGGCGACCACCGGCTCGACCTTGTACATCCCCTTGGCGGCGGTCCAGATCTCGTCGTACCGATCGGGAATGATCGAGATCACCCGTCGTACGGGCCGTTGCAGGTAACGGATGTGAGTGTTGGCCGACAATGCTGCCGCCGCCTCCCAGGCCGCCGTGACGTCACCGACGGCGACCCCGTGCAGGTCGTGGGTGCCCGACTGGACGACCACGCAACAGGCCAGCAGATTCGAGTCGATCTTGCTGGCCGCCTCGTTGATCATCGCCCGGACCGGGGTGACACCGAGGGTGCCGATGATCTCCACACTGCTGATCAGGGCACCGAGCCAGTGCGACGCGTCGATCATCTGCTGACCGGACACGCCGGGGAAGAGATACTTCGTGCCGCCGGAGAAGCCGACCACCTCGTGCGGGAAGACCGGGCCGACGATCAGCACGTCGTCAGCCTCGACGACGGCCTTGTTCACCGTGACATCGACGTCGAGGCTGAGTCGCCCCTCCGACAGCTCCTCGACCCGGGACGCTCCGATGGTGCCGATGCTGGTCAGCTCGCTGGGCCGCCACCATTCGTGATTGGCGATCTCGGCCCGCGGATAACGGGAGGCCAACTCACCGGGGCCGACCTCGAACATCTTCTCCAGCTGCTGCTGTGACATCTCCGGATGGGTGCCGAGCGCGACCAGCACCCGCAGCCGCGACACCTGCGATGCGAGGGCGGCGTAGACGGTGTCCATCAACAGCTGCAGCGGACAGGACCGGGTGCTGTCCGGGACGATCACCACCACGTCGCGGCCCTCGAAGTCCCGCCCGGCCAGCTGTTCGGTGATGAAATCGCGGACCTGGTCGGTGCTGAGCGCCCGGTCCAGCGAACCGATCGATGCTGCCTGCGGTGTGGTCGTCACGTCTCTCACTGTACGGCGTGGGCAGCCGGGCACGGCGCGCGGATCAGGGCCGGTCGGGGCTGATGAGTCGCGGGCTACGGCCTGCGGCTGTCACGCTGGGCCGGTGAACGGCATCATCGACGAACTCCGCAGCAGGAGTCTGATTCCCGGCGATCCGATCGGTTCCGGGATGGAGGGCGAGGTCTTCGCCGTGCAGCAACGTCCGGATCTGGTGATCAAGATCTGGCGGCGGCGCGATCCGGCCGACCTGGAACGACTGCGGTTGTTCACCTCGGGTCTGTCCTCGGCAGGCCTCGCGATCGCCTTCCCCCAGGTCCAGCAGATCGTCATGGCCACCGACGGTGTGGCGACCGTGGAATCGGCGGTTCCGGGAGTCCCCCTCGGCTCCGGTGGCCCGCGCCCCGTGGTCACCGAGGCGCAAGCGGATGTCCTGATGGACGCGCTGATGGCTCTGGCCGACGTCCAGCCACGCGCTGAGCTGGCCCTGCTGCCGCCGTTGCCGGGGGAGCAACCGTTTGATCCCGAGGCCGGATTCGGCGCATCACTCGCCGATCTGATCGCCCGCCGGCACCGGGCCCACGCCGACGTGCTGACGGCGCATCAGCCCGACGTCGGCAGGCTGGTCGGCGCGACGGCCGAGGCCGTTCGGTCGATCGAACCTGCGATGCAGGCGTTGATCCACGGCGACCTGGTGCCGTCGAATCTGATGATCGTCGAGTCGGCTCACGACGGTGCGCCGCGCTTGTCCGGTGTGCTCGATTTCGGATTCCTCACGGTGGTGGGCGACCCGGCCTTCGATGCCGCCGTTACGTCCTCGATCTTCGACATGTACGGCGAGAACGCTCGCCGTTCCGAAGCCATCCTGGACGAACACATCGCCGACCGGTTCCGGTACCCGTCGACGACGCTGGCGATCTATCGCGCAGCCTGGGCGATCATCACGGCCAACGCCTTCGGTGCCGACGGTGCCGACGGCCACTTCGCGTGGTGCATCGCCATGCTGAACCGTCCAGAGGTGCGATCGGCTCTCGGAGTGCGGTGATCGTGCCCGCCTCGATCATGCCAGAGTCGATCATGCCCGAGGCGATCTTCGGCGGGTGATCATCGGCGACAGCAGATCAGCTCGTGGTCCAGCCGATGCTGTCCAGGAAGTGCTCGGCGCCCGTCGCCAGCTTGCCCAGTCCGGCAGCGGATCGCGCCAGGTCATCGACCATCAGTCCGTGGTCGGCATCGGGGATCTCGACCACCCGATCGGACAGCTGAAACGCTTGGTCGGCGTCCCAGACCGGGTCGGCCGATCCGCCGACGATCAACCGTGGTGCGGCGCAGTCCTTGATGCCGTCGACCACATCCTGGCTGATCAACACCGGCGTCACCCAGATCGCCGGCAGCCCGTAGCGCGCCACCAACGGGGCCGCATAGCTGCCCAGCGACTTCCCGATCACCACCGTCGACGCGGGGTCGCAGTCCTTCAACACCGGCGCGACCTGGGTCGACACCCAGCGGGCGATCTTGTCGAGCTTGATGGTGTCGAGTTCCTCGAGACGCTTCCAGTCCAGAGCTCGAACCTCGGCACCGCGGCGCTGCGCGGCGAGCATCGGGAAGAACAGTTGCGGCACGTAGGCGCCATAGCTTCGCCCCGGCAGGATGACGGCGGTGCGTCGGCTCTCCATGACAAGATCATCGACCGTTGTCCCGATCAGCACAACCCACCGCACCGGTCGAAGGGGATCGTATTAGGTTGTGCGGGTGACTGACTCCAGCAATGACGCTTCCGCCGCGCGGCCGGAATCTTCGGTCGAGGAACGCTCGACACCGCAGGTCTCCGATGAGTTGACGTCCAGCACGCATCAATTGAAGATCGGAAGGCGCACCCTGCGCTACACCGCCCGGACCGGACGAGTCGTGCTGTGGGAGGAAACGATCAAGGATGACGTCTGGCAGGGCCGCAAGCCGCGTGCCCAGGTCAGCATCACCGCCTACACCGCCGACGAGACCGACCCACAGACCCGACCTGTGACGTTCGCATTCAACGGCGGCCCAGGCTCGTCCAGCGTCTGGCTGCACATGGGGCTGCTCGGACCGAAGCGGGTGATCATGGGCGACGCCGGCAACCTGCAGCCCCCGCCGTACGACGTCGCCGACAATCCGCAATCCTTGCTGGCGGTCAGCGATCTGGTCTTCATCGACCCGGTGTCGACGGGGCGCTCGCGGGTGGTCGAGGGCGAGAAGGCGCAGGACTTCCACGGATTCACCGCCGACATCGCCTCGGTAGGGGAGATCATCCGCCAGTGGGTGACGGCCAACGGGCGTTGGGGATCGCCGAAGTTCCTGGCCGGCGAGTCCTACGGCACCACCCGCGCCGCCGGGTTGGCCGAGCATCTGCAGGGCGAGCACGGTCTGTACCTCAACGGGCTGATGTTGATCTCGAGCGTGCTCGACTTCGGAACCGGCAACTTCGAACGCGGCGGCGACCGCGCCCATGCCCTCTATCTGCCGTTCTACGCCGCCACCGCGCACTACCACGGCAAGCACGGCCGCCGGACGTTGAAGAGCGTGCTGGCCGAAGCCGAGGCGTACGCGGCACGGGACTATCCGTACGTGTTGGCCCGCGGCAGCAGGCTGACCCCGGCCGAACGGGCCGAAGCGGTCGCGACGATCGCTCGGCTGACCGGGGTCTCGGAAGACTATGTCGATCGCGCCGACCTGCGGTTGGAACACTGGCGCTACTTCGGCGAACTCCGCCGTAGCGAGGGTTTGACGGTCGGCCGGCTGGACTCCCGTTTCACCGGTCCGGCGGCCAGCGGGATCGCCGAATCGATGGACGCCGACCCGTCGATGGACGCGATCATGGGGCCGTACGCCGCCGCGTTCCAGCACTACCTGTACAGCGATCTCGGGGTGCGGGACAGCAGCCAGTTCCATGTCTTCGGCAAGGGTGTGATCGAGAAGTGGAGCTACAAGGAGTTCGAGAATGCTCCGGTGTATGTGATCGACAAGCTGTCCCGCGCGATGCGACAGAATCCGCATCTTGCCGTGCACTTCGGTTACGGCTACTACGACGGCGCAACGCCCTACTACGCGGCGGAGGATTCCGTTGCCCACTTGCAGATCCCGGCCTCGTTGCGGGACAACCTGGAGCACCACTACTACGAGGCCGGCCACATGATGTACGTGCACGAGGAGAGTCGGCTGCAGCAGAGTCAGCAGCTGGCCGACTTCGTCCGGCGCCGGAGCAACCGCTGACGGCCGCGTGGACCCACACCGTCGCACCGTTTGCCTACCGTCGCACCCCGCACACGCGGTGCGAAGGTACGCAAGCAGTGCGGCGGGGCTGGGGCCGGCGGCAGGGCGCGGATCAGTCGGCGGGGCGGCGGCGTTTGAAGTACACGGCCGACTCTTCGTATCCGATGGCCCGATAGAAGTCGCCGGCCCGCCGGGTCGCCAACGAGATGTGTCGAGCGTCGTGCTCGGCGAACGCCCAGTGTTCGTACGCCACGACCAGTTGTCGACCGATGCCGGCGCCACGGATGGTCTCGTCGACGATCAACTCCTCGACCCAGCCGATCGGCCCGTTGGCGTGGAAGGCGGGATGCACCATCCCGTAGAGATATCCCTGCAACTGATCGCCATCGGCCGCGACCAGTAGGTGTCGCTCGGGATCGCTCAGGATCTGCTCCAGTGATCGCTGGAACGCTTGCCGCTGCGGGACCGCGGAGGTGGCCAGCTGGGTCGCAAGTCCGAAGAGCTGATCGGCATCCGCCGACCCGGCGGGACGGATCGCGGGAGACTGCATCGCAGACGACATGGCCCCCAGTTGATCACAGCCGGTCCGGCGGTCGCCGTGCGAGGCCGGGGGTGAGGGCCAGATTGACGGCGGCCAGCATCCCGATGATCATCACGGCCAGCAACACCGCCGTCAGCGGCAGGATGTCGACGGCGGCCCCGACCAGCAGCGGACCGACGGTCATCCCGACCTGACCGAGTCCGCTGCTCAGCCCGAAGACGTGAGCCTGCTGGTCGGCGGGCACCCGTTCGTATGGTGAAGACGGCGCCGACGTCGATGATCTTGTCCTGACGATCCGCGCGATCACCGCGGCTCGCTGAAGATGATCTTGGATCGACGCCCGGTGAAGATCCCTGGAGTTGGTCGACCGTGTCCTGAGCTTGTCGACCGTGCCTGAGCTTGTCGAACGGGCAGCTGGAGGCGATCCTCCGGCAGGCTCAGCACTCCGGCGTCGTGGCATTGATAGCGTTCCGCAGGTGAATCACGAGACCGCCACCCAGCCGAGTGTCGCCGGCTGGCGCAACGCGGTGCTGATCTCGTTCGCACTCGGTGGACTGACCATGGCGACCTGGGGGCCGCGACTGCCGAGCCTGCGAGCCGCGTTGGGGCTGGACAATGCCGGTATCGGGCTGGTGCTGGCCGGCGTCACGGTCGGCTCCATTGCGGGACTGGTCGCGTCGTCGGCTTTGCTGTCCTGGTTGGGTTCTCGGGCGGCAATCCGATCCGTGTCGTGGCTGATCGCGGCCGGGGTTGCCGTCATCGGCGTCGGCGCGGGCCTGCTGCACAGCGTACCGATCGTCACGATCGCGTTCGTGCTGCTCGGCTTCGGCATCGGCTCGTTGGACGTGATGATCAATGTCGACGGTGCGGCCGTCGAACGAGCCGCCGGCCGGACCCTGATGCCGCTGATGCATGCCGGTTGGTCGGCCGGGTCGGTGGCCGGTGCCGGGTTGGGCGCGGCCTGTGCCGCTCTCGGTATCGACTTCGTCTGGCAGTTCCTCGGCGAGGCCGTGATCATCGTCGGCGTCGCCACCGTCGCCAGTCGCTGGTTGCCGGTCCGACTCGACGAGGACACCGACCGCGGCAAGCCGCCGGTCGCTGACCGGATCCGCAGTTGGCTGCGCGGTTGGGCCGACTGGCGGCTGCTGCTGATCGGCCTGGTGATGTTGGGCGTCGAGCTCGGAGAAGGATCGGCCAACAACTGGCTGACCCTGGCCGTCCGCGACGGGCACGGCAAGTCAGACGCGATCGCCGCGACCTTCTTCACCGTTTTCGCCATCGGGGAGACGACCGCCCGGGTCGTCGGTGGCCCGCTGGTGGACCGGATCGGTCGGGTCGCTGCCGTCCGGTCGACCACCGCGCTCGGCGTTGTCGGAGTGGTGTTGTTCATCCTCACCGACGCCTCGCCGTTGATCTTGGTCGGCATCGTGCTGTGGTCGGTCGGGGTGTCGATGGGCTTCCCGTTGGGGATGTCGGCCGCGGCCGACAGCGGCCCGAACCCGGCCGCCCGGGTCAGTGTTGTCGCCTCGATCGGCTACCTCGCCAATCTCGCCGGCCCGCCAGCGGTCGGCGTCCTGTCCGGTTCGGTCGGGCTGCTCAACGCCCTCTGGCTGATCGTCATCCTGTTGGCCGTCGGCTTCGTCGCCGCCGGGGTGATGCGGCCGAGTTGATGCGGATGGGGGTCGAGCCGGCCGGATCGAGTCAACACCTGACCGGCGGTCTCGGACTCGTCACCCGGACAGGGCCTCGCGAACGAAGTCGGCCTTGCGGGCGGTGTACTCGCCCCAGTTGTCGGTGTCTGCCGCGATGGCTAGTTTGAGAGCCTGATACCGCGCGGCGAGGGCAGGGTCCGACCGGAGCCGGTCACGGAACAGCAGACGCCGGTGCCACTCACGACCGTCGAGATCCACTACGTGGATGATCACCTGGCGGCATGCGACGTCGGGCCAGCAGAGCCACGCGTGCCGGTCTCGTTCCCCTTCCAGGACGTACCCGTTCGTGGTGAGGGTCTCGACCATGCCGCTGTGGGCCGGTGGGGCGGTGCCGACCAGGATGTCCACGACGTCCTTGCTGGCGATCCCGCCGATCGCGGTCGAGCCGATGTGCTCGATCCGCGCGTCTGGCGCAGCCGTGGAGATCCGGGTCGTGTGCTCGCCGAACCGAAGATTCCAATCGGCCGGCCGCGGTGCCACCAGGATCACGGCCGACACAGTAGCTTCCCAGGGTCTTGCGGGAGTCCCACACGCTCGCCTCGTTGGGGAAACTTGTGCTGGGAGTATCCAGCAGCAGTTTCCCCAACGTGACTGCCCAGGCGAGATCGTGGTCACTCGGAGCTCTGCCGCTGCGGATCGGTCCCGGGTGGTGTTGCCGGTCAGCGACTCACCGGTTCGCCCGTGCGGTCGAGACGGCGGACCTCGAAATGGAAGCAGCCGTACTCCACGGCGCGGACGTGGACCAGGGCCACCTCGGGATCGGAGAACGCGGCATCGAGCGCCTCATCGATCGATGCGGTCGGGTCCGCTCCGATCTCGACCAGTTGACCGCCGACGATGTGACCGTTCGCGTCGTAGCGACGGATCGCCCGCAGCGCACCGGTCCGGGCATGCGGGTAGCCATCCAGGTCCCGTGGGCCGGCGCACTCGTCGGTGTGGATGAAGACCGGTCCGGCCTCGTCGTAGCCGCCCGGATCGGCTCCGGTGGCTGCCGCCCAGCGGCGGAGCGGGGCGTAGGAGACCAGCGCAACCCGCTCGCCGGACCGGATCCCGCGCAGACAGCAGCGCAACGGGCTGCCGACGCTGTCGATCGGGGCGTCGGCCGCCCCGGCGACGAAGGGGCGCAGCGGCCGGCCGGAGTCGTCGGTTCGACGCAACTGCCGGAGCGCGGCGGCGGGGATCGCGCGGGCGAGGTATCTGGTCGTCGTGTCGGTGCCAGTGGCAGCTGTGCTGGTCATGCGACCGATCCTGGTCGTTGCGATCGGCGGTGTCTGGCAGCAATCGGACGTCACGTCGGTGGCGCGCCCGCCGATCTCCCGTGATTTGGGGGTGCCGAACGTTACGGTCGAGTGGTTCAGTGGAAGGGTCGTGTCCGCAGAGCCAGCCGGCTCGGGGGATGGGCTGCATGGATGGGGATGTCGTGATCGAGTTCGAGTCGGTGACCAAGCGCTATCGCGATGGGACCACCGCGGTTCAGGACCTGAGTCTGACGATTCCGTCCGACAAGATCACCGTCATCGTCGGGCCGTCCGGCTGCGGCAAGACCACGACGCTGCGGATGATCAACCGGATGCTGGAGCCGACCAGCGGTTCGATCTCCTGGGACGGCGCACCACTGAAGTCCAAGCGCAAGACCCAGCTCCGTCGACAGATGGGGTATGTGATCCAGAGCGGCGGCCTGTTCCCGCACCGGACCGTGATCGAAAACATCCAGACGGTGCCGACCCTGATCGGCTGGGACAAGACCAAGAACCGCAACCGGGCCTATGAACTGCTCGAGATGGTCGGCCTGGAACGCAAGCTCGCCCAGCGCTACCCGAGCCAGCTGTCCGGTGGCCAGCAGCAGCGGGTCGGAGTCGCTCGCGCGCTGGCCGCCGACCCGATCGTGATGTTGATGGACGAGCCGTTCTCGGCAGTCGATCCGGTGGTCCGAGCCGACCTGCACGAGCAATTCCTTCAACTGCAGAAGAAGATCGGCAAGACCATCGTGATGATCACCCA
Protein-coding sequences here:
- a CDS encoding MerR family transcriptional regulator, producing the protein MRIGELATATGASVRSLRYYEEQGLLRSERSASGQRHFPDSAVDRVDLIKALLQAGLSSTTIADVLPCISDESIRTPWLEQRLQQELQRVDEQLAALQTTRGVLSDVVARYRV
- a CDS encoding GNAT family N-acetyltransferase codes for the protein MQSPAIRPAGSADADQLFGLATQLATSAVPQRQAFQRSLEQILSDPERHLLVAADGDQLQGYLYGMVHPAFHANGPIGWVEELIVDETIRGAGIGRQLVVAYEHWAFAEHDARHISLATRRAGDFYRAIGYEESAVYFKRRRPAD
- a CDS encoding NAD-dependent epimerase/dehydratase family protein, with product MRILITGAAGNLGRGLTDRLLGQGRHRLVLSDLVPPPGLDDTVEFHQLDLQIGAGLETAARDCDLLVHLPAWHGVHSGTKTETDFWRLNVDGTFWALQAARANGIRRCVFLSSQSWHGHYEKYGFTKRIGEELLAYHHARHGLSYVAVRPHDFTPWSENWPQRYGVRLLHGGVDRDDVLDAVLAAIDHVQQTDDAELVLDATRPNVFTADQLQGWEHDPAGTLEPIFPGAAEAVQRYRLDISQRPTVAPDAGRAETGYAPSRHFGSFLERLMALQPDEARDLTCPY
- a CDS encoding oxidoreductase translates to MTTTTPPVAGPLTGLFTPRTIAGLRLPNALVMAPMTRSHSPYGVPTAENAGYYRRRAAGGIGLIVTEGTLVDHPSAGHETDIPRMKRAAAAGWESVVRGVHAEGAAIFSQLWHVGSRRDPVDGQSAWTPSGIDEHGTPNSHAMTMAEIDRILAAFGEAGRLAYEIGFDGVEIHAAHGYLLDEFLWPATNRRSDRYGGSPANRSRLVAEIIAEIRSTTSPDFPIGVRYSQFKELAFTARLADTPAELAELLTPLVRAGASLFHASQRRFAEPAFAGSPLNLAGWTKKLTGLPAITVGSVGLTRDALRGDATDPHSLAALADRLAAGEFDLAAVGRPLLGNPEWAAAVRTGDLDSVVDYVKEHEDVYR
- a CDS encoding aldo/keto reductase, with translation MDTASPATAPRSLGAEGSPVSAIGFGCWAIGGPHWRNGDPIGWGEVDDDESIAAVRAALDAGITFFDTADVYGCGHSERVLARALKGHRDEVVIATKFGYTYDEERRESPGTDASPDYIRRACEASLRRLDADVLDLYQFHLGGEDLSSAAAVRDTLEDLVSEGKIKAYGWSTDDPERAAFFAEGEHCKAIQQAFNVLGGNEDTLAVAERDGLASIVRGPLGMGLLTGRMDRDTTFSDSDVRRGWDFSGSHGDQLGKLERIRDILTADGRTLAQGSLGWLLARSPAFVPIPGIRTVAQAEENAGVLAVGPLSSDQLAEIDTVLQAAD
- a CDS encoding lactate racemase domain-containing protein, which gives rise to MTTTPQAASIGSLDRALSTDQVRDFITEQLAGRDFEGRDVVVIVPDSTRSCPLQLLMDTVYAALASQVSRLRVLVALGTHPEMSQQQLEKMFEVGPGELASRYPRAEIANHEWWRPSELTSIGTIGASRVEELSEGRLSLDVDVTVNKAVVEADDVLIVGPVFPHEVVGFSGGTKYLFPGVSGQQMIDASHWLGALISSVEIIGTLGVTPVRAMINEAASKIDSNLLACCVVVQSGTHDLHGVAVGDVTAAWEAAAALSANTHIRYLQRPVRRVISIIPDRYDEIWTAAKGMYKVEPVVADGGEVIIYAPHLSVVSHTHGAEIAKIGYHCRDYFAKQWDRFKDHPWGVLAHSTHLRGAGTWTPEGGERDRVTVTLATGISEDETRAHALNYTDPATLDIDAARRDPDTLVVDNAGEVLFRLGAAPTTD
- a CDS encoding MFS transporter, encoding MNHETATQPSVAGWRNAVLISFALGGLTMATWGPRLPSLRAALGLDNAGIGLVLAGVTVGSIAGLVASSALLSWLGSRAAIRSVSWLIAAGVAVIGVGAGLLHSVPIVTIAFVLLGFGIGSLDVMINVDGAAVERAAGRTLMPLMHAGWSAGSVAGAGLGAACAALGIDFVWQFLGEAVIIVGVATVASRWLPVRLDEDTDRGKPPVADRIRSWLRGWADWRLLLIGLVMLGVELGEGSANNWLTLAVRDGHGKSDAIAATFFTVFAIGETTARVVGGPLVDRIGRVAAVRSTTALGVVGVVLFILTDASPLILVGIVLWSVGVSMGFPLGMSAAADSGPNPAARVSVVASIGYLANLAGPPAVGVLSGSVGLLNALWLIVILLAVGFVAAGVMRPS
- a CDS encoding GrpB family protein translates to MILVAPRPADWNLRFGEHTTRISTAAPDARIEHIGSTAIGGIASKDVVDILVGTAPPAHSGMVETLTTNGYVLEGERDRHAWLCWPDVACRQVIIHVVDLDGREWHRRLLFRDRLRSDPALAARYQALKLAIAADTDNWGEYTARKADFVREALSG
- a CDS encoding alpha/beta fold hydrolase, producing the protein MESRRTAVILPGRSYGAYVPQLFFPMLAAQRRGAEVRALDWKRLEELDTIKLDKIARWVSTQVAPVLKDCDPASTVVIGKSLGSYAAPLVARYGLPAIWVTPVLISQDVVDGIKDCAAPRLIVGGSADPVWDADQAFQLSDRVVEIPDADHGLMVDDLARSAAGLGKLATGAEHFLDSIGWTTS
- a CDS encoding S10 family peptidase, coding for MTDSSNDASAARPESSVEERSTPQVSDELTSSTHQLKIGRRTLRYTARTGRVVLWEETIKDDVWQGRKPRAQVSITAYTADETDPQTRPVTFAFNGGPGSSSVWLHMGLLGPKRVIMGDAGNLQPPPYDVADNPQSLLAVSDLVFIDPVSTGRSRVVEGEKAQDFHGFTADIASVGEIIRQWVTANGRWGSPKFLAGESYGTTRAAGLAEHLQGEHGLYLNGLMLISSVLDFGTGNFERGGDRAHALYLPFYAATAHYHGKHGRRTLKSVLAEAEAYAARDYPYVLARGSRLTPAERAEAVATIARLTGVSEDYVDRADLRLEHWRYFGELRRSEGLTVGRLDSRFTGPAASGIAESMDADPSMDAIMGPYAAAFQHYLYSDLGVRDSSQFHVFGKGVIEKWSYKEFENAPVYVIDKLSRAMRQNPHLAVHFGYGYYDGATPYYAAEDSVAHLQIPASLRDNLEHHYYEAGHMMYVHEESRLQQSQQLADFVRRRSNR
- a CDS encoding phosphotransferase family protein translates to MNGIIDELRSRSLIPGDPIGSGMEGEVFAVQQRPDLVIKIWRRRDPADLERLRLFTSGLSSAGLAIAFPQVQQIVMATDGVATVESAVPGVPLGSGGPRPVVTEAQADVLMDALMALADVQPRAELALLPPLPGEQPFDPEAGFGASLADLIARRHRAHADVLTAHQPDVGRLVGATAEAVRSIEPAMQALIHGDLVPSNLMIVESAHDGAPRLSGVLDFGFLTVVGDPAFDAAVTSSIFDMYGENARRSEAILDEHIADRFRYPSTTLAIYRAAWAIITANAFGADGADGHFAWCIAMLNRPEVRSALGVR